The Polynucleobacter sp. JS-JIR-5-A7 region TCAAGGTCACTTTTTAGAATGGGCAGAAGTGCATGGCCATTTTTATGGAACTTCAAAACCTTGGATTGAATCTCAAATGCAAGCTGGTAGCGATGTCATGCTGGAGATTGATTGGCAGGGGGCGCAACAGATTCGGAAACTGATTCCCTCTGTACAGTGGATCTTTATTTTTCCGCCCTCGATAGAAGCTTTAGAAGAGCGTTTACGCAAAAGAGGGCAAGATGATGAAGCGACGATTCAGAGGCGTTTAGCAGCAGCGCATATAGAGCTAATACATGCCCACGAGGCAGATTACATTGTGGTGAATGATTCTTTTGACCAGGCCCTGATGGACCTAAAACATATTTTGGCCTCCAGTCGCCTTCGTTCTGGGCCCAGTATGGCTCGAAATCCAGCTCTTTTAAGGCGCCTTGGGGTCTAATCAGTTATCCTATAGGTATTGAAGCTAAATTAAGTGAGTTCAGCATGGCCCGTATTACTGTAGAAGATTGCCTTAAAACCATTCCTAATCGTTTTGAACTGGTATTGGCTGCGACTTATCGCGCACGTCAATTAGTTCAAGGTCACTCCCCACGTGTTGAGTCCAGAGATAAAGCTACGGTTGTTGCTTTGCGTGAAGTAGCCGCTGGTGTAACTGACCGTGACATGTTGACCAAAGTTCCTTTGTAATAAAGGAGTTCCGGTGTGGAGCTCCCTTTAGGAACGACCAAGACATCGGAATTAGTAGGAGGGGTCTCGCCCAATGAGGTCTCCTTAGGGGTAGTGCAAACTGATCTTCCTGTAGATCTTTTAAGTATCCCATTAGATACACCCATTATTGCCAGCAATCAAAACGGTAAGAAGTCCGTTATAGCGAGTTTATTGGCGCAATCTAGCCGCCATTTATTCGGGCCTACTTCGGCACCGAGCCTTCCTCTAAAGCATCAAGTTGTATCGATTGATGGTCTGCTCTCTAAGTTGAGTTATCTCAAGCCTGAAGAAATCACTCATGTTAAAAAAGCTTTTCAGTTTTCTGATGCGGCTCACTTAGGTCAATACCGTCATAGTGGTGAGCCATACATTACTCATCCAGTAGCGGTAGCAGAGCTTTGTGCTACATGGCGTTTAGATGCGCCCTCGATCATGGCTGCGCTCTTGCATGATGTGATTGAAGATACGGGTAGTACTAAAGCAGATCTGGTGGAAAAGTTTGGCACCAAAGTTGCAGAGCTGGTTGAAGGTCTTACCAAACTCGATAAGCTCGAGTTCCAGAGTCATGCAGAAGCGCAAGCGGAGAGCTTCCGTAAAATGTTCATGGCGATGGCGCGCGATGTCCGTGTGATTTTGGTGAAGTTGGCCGACCGCACCCACAATATGCGCACCCTAGACGCTGTACCGATGGAAAAGCGCC contains the following coding sequences:
- the gmk gene encoding guanylate kinase, translating into MTNSILTPSYQGSMLMIVAPSGAGKSSLVNALLKEDAGLKLSLSTTTRAPRPGEVDGKDYRFATKEEFIAERDQGHFLEWAEVHGHFYGTSKPWIESQMQAGSDVMLEIDWQGAQQIRKLIPSVQWIFIFPPSIEALEERLRKRGQDDEATIQRRLAAAHIELIHAHEADYIVVNDSFDQALMDLKHILASSRLRSGPSMARNPALLRRLGV
- the rpoZ gene encoding DNA-directed RNA polymerase subunit omega → MARITVEDCLKTIPNRFELVLAATYRARQLVQGHSPRVESRDKATVVALREVAAGVTDRDMLTKVPL